One region of Mucilaginibacter sp. 14171R-50 genomic DNA includes:
- a CDS encoding RidA family protein yields MKTIINTSNAPAPIGPYSQAVAAGGLLFVSGQVPINPTSGEVITTGITDEAKMVMENLKEILTEAGVGFDSIIKTTIFLTDMQTFAQVNDVYGSYFSTDFPARETVQVSALPKGVNVEISVIALKP; encoded by the coding sequence ATGAAAACTATTATCAATACCAGTAACGCCCCTGCACCGATAGGCCCATACAGCCAGGCTGTTGCAGCCGGCGGTTTATTATTTGTTTCGGGCCAGGTGCCAATTAACCCAACAAGCGGCGAGGTTATTACCACAGGCATAACCGATGAAGCAAAAATGGTGATGGAAAACCTTAAGGAAATATTAACTGAAGCAGGCGTAGGTTTTGATAGCATTATAAAAACAACTATTTTTTTAACCGATATGCAAACCTTTGCTCAGGTAAACGATGTGTACGGTTCCTATTTTTCTACCGATTTTCCCGCCCGCGAAACGGTGCAGGTTTCCGCACTTCCAAAAGGTGTTAACGTAGAAATATCTGTAATTGCCTTAAAACCCTGA
- a CDS encoding glycosyltransferase family 1 protein, with amino-acid sequence MKNPNSGYFYFGKGLGDALIKENKGRFNLAFYMFKKTTYFFNDKADVVYLNRLHNIYFPLRNKFDVVHFTDQTCRLKPYSVKAKKIMTIHDINNVHLKFKPQRKIDAHINKIRRYISYCDMVVTISQFVADDILKYIPEAREKLSVIYNGAEKLSVPDNHTPLYVPEKRFLFTIGLLSVQKGFHLIPALLEGNDYELVIAGIETPHKSTIIAEAEKYNCADRLTITGPVNENDKAWYYKNCSAFVFPSIAEGFGLPVIEAMHFGKPVFLAKYTSLPEVGGSVAYYFDNFEPGHMQQVFKDGMLDYETNDRAAAIMQHAGKFSWESAARQYIELYNELLVTK; translated from the coding sequence ATGAAAAACCCCAACTCGGGATATTTCTACTTTGGGAAAGGGCTTGGCGATGCATTAATTAAAGAAAATAAGGGCCGGTTTAACCTGGCCTTCTACATGTTTAAAAAAACCACTTACTTTTTTAACGACAAAGCTGATGTCGTTTATCTTAACCGGCTGCACAATATATATTTCCCGCTGCGCAATAAGTTTGATGTGGTACATTTTACCGACCAAACCTGCAGGTTAAAGCCGTATAGCGTGAAGGCAAAAAAAATAATGACCATTCATGATATCAACAATGTTCATTTAAAATTTAAACCTCAGCGAAAAATAGATGCGCACATCAATAAGATCAGGCGGTACATATCTTATTGCGATATGGTAGTAACCATATCGCAGTTTGTAGCTGATGATATCCTGAAATATATTCCGGAAGCTAGGGAGAAACTAAGTGTAATATATAACGGCGCCGAAAAGCTTAGCGTGCCGGACAATCACACGCCGTTATATGTGCCTGAAAAGCGTTTTTTATTTACCATAGGGCTGCTATCGGTTCAAAAGGGATTTCACCTTATCCCGGCGCTTTTGGAAGGGAACGATTACGAACTGGTGATAGCCGGGATTGAAACCCCGCATAAAAGCACAATAATTGCCGAGGCCGAGAAATACAACTGCGCCGACAGATTAACTATAACCGGCCCCGTTAACGAAAACGATAAGGCGTGGTATTATAAAAATTGCAGTGCGTTCGTCTTCCCTTCAATCGCTGAAGGCTTTGGATTGCCTGTAATTGAGGCAATGCATTTTGGGAAACCCGTGTTTTTAGCAAAATACACCTCGCTCCCCGAGGTTGGCGGTAGCGTAGCCTATTACTTTGACAATTTCGAACCCGGGCACATGCAACAGGTATTTAAGGATGGTATGCTTGATTATGAAACGAACGATCGCGCCGCTGCTATTATGCAGCATGCTGGGAAGTTTTCGTGGGAGTCAGCGGCGAGGCAATATATAGAGTTGTATAACGAGTTGCTCGTCACAAAGTAA
- a CDS encoding glycosyltransferase has product MLSPGETISIKNTNTPAKISVIIVTYNAAATLQACLDSIYQQRYPNIEIIVTDGGSTDGTVKILEENSDKIASWISEKDKGIYDAMNKSLDRVSGQWVYFIGADDEMFDDFSTMAFELEDPNAIYYASVLCKGKKFSGFVSDYQIAKYGIYHQAIIYPKMVFDRYRYDTKYIVRADHFLNINCASDKDLKFIFKDYIIANFSHLGVSQNYVDQPFEDDHVGIVFKHFSFKIWCRFMFWRFKKNYLKKPEK; this is encoded by the coding sequence ATGTTATCCCCGGGCGAAACTATCAGCATTAAAAATACCAATACACCGGCTAAAATATCTGTTATAATAGTAACGTATAATGCCGCTGCCACCTTACAAGCCTGCCTGGACAGCATTTACCAGCAAAGGTATCCGAATATTGAAATTATTGTAACAGATGGTGGCAGCACTGACGGAACGGTTAAGATACTGGAAGAAAATTCTGATAAGATAGCCAGCTGGATAAGCGAAAAAGACAAGGGAATTTATGACGCGATGAACAAATCTTTAGACCGGGTAAGCGGGCAATGGGTTTATTTTATTGGCGCCGATGATGAAATGTTCGATGATTTTTCGACAATGGCCTTTGAACTGGAAGATCCGAATGCGATTTATTACGCCAGCGTACTTTGTAAGGGCAAAAAGTTTTCGGGCTTTGTAAGCGATTACCAGATTGCCAAGTACGGCATCTATCATCAGGCCATTATTTACCCTAAAATGGTTTTTGACAGGTACCGTTATGATACCAAATACATTGTACGAGCCGACCACTTTTTGAATATAAACTGCGCAAGCGATAAAGACTTAAAGTTTATATTTAAGGATTACATTATAGCGAACTTTAGCCATTTAGGCGTATCGCAAAACTATGTTGATCAGCCCTTTGAAGACGACCACGTAGGCATTGTTTTTAAACACTTTAGCTTTAAAATATGGTGCAGGTTTATGTTTTGGAGGTTTAAAAAGAACTATCTGAAAAAGCCGGAAAAGTAA
- a CDS encoding glycosyltransferase family 2 protein, with protein MKVSGFTFIRNAVKNDYPIVEAITSILPLCDEFIVALGDSEDETENLITNIGSPKIKIIHTVWDTSVRSGGKVFADETDKAFDAISPDSDWAFYIQGDECVHEKYLPLIKKEMEDNLADSKVEGLLFKYFHFYGSYDYYGHSRRWYRREIRIVRNNKAIRSYRDAQGFRWADNCKINVKLIDAYIYHYGWVKPPSGLTNKLRNFNRFYHDDEWMEQNLPETFKFDYSHKNPDRLVHFTDTHPAVMQKRLAAHNWSLDIDLKELDKKMSFRRKVLQKIEDLTGWRVSEYRNYKIVK; from the coding sequence ATGAAGGTTTCGGGGTTCACATTTATCCGTAATGCTGTAAAAAACGATTATCCCATCGTGGAGGCGATAACATCAATATTGCCGCTTTGCGATGAGTTTATTGTGGCGCTGGGCGATAGCGAGGATGAAACCGAAAACCTGATAACGAATATCGGCTCGCCAAAAATAAAGATCATTCATACGGTTTGGGATACAAGCGTAAGGAGCGGGGGTAAGGTTTTTGCCGACGAAACGGATAAGGCGTTTGATGCTATAAGCCCCGATAGCGACTGGGCCTTTTATATACAGGGCGATGAATGCGTCCACGAAAAATATCTGCCTCTAATTAAAAAAGAGATGGAAGACAACCTTGCTGATAGCAAGGTGGAAGGCTTGCTGTTTAAATATTTCCATTTTTACGGCTCGTATGACTATTACGGCCACTCGCGCAGGTGGTACCGCCGCGAGATACGCATCGTGCGGAACAATAAAGCGATACGATCGTATCGCGATGCGCAGGGATTTAGATGGGCCGATAACTGCAAGATAAACGTAAAGCTCATCGACGCCTATATCTATCATTATGGGTGGGTAAAGCCACCATCGGGTTTAACCAATAAGCTGCGGAACTTTAACAGGTTCTATCACGACGACGAGTGGATGGAGCAAAACCTGCCCGAAACCTTTAAATTTGATTACAGCCACAAAAATCCCGACCGGCTGGTGCATTTTACCGACACACACCCGGCAGTAATGCAAAAGCGCCTGGCAGCCCATAACTGGAGTTTGGATATCGACCTGAAGGAACTGGACAAAAAAATGAGTTTTCGGCGCAAAGTGCTGCAAAAAATTGAAGATCTTACCGGCTGGCGTGTAAGTGAATACCGGAATTATAAAATTGTGAAATAG
- a CDS encoding aminopeptidase P family protein: MKYLPVSERLFTINRKNFVSRIKSNSIAIFHSNDEYPRNGDQTFIFKQNPDFYYLTGIDQEQSILVLYPDCPNQHYKEVLFLRQTNEHIAVWEGHKYTKEEARAASGIQQVFWLHEYDSILHSIINYADNIYINTNENDRYVHTVPYRDLRLLESLRQKYPLHHYERSAPVLRDLRVVKSDIEVELTQKACDITRDAFIRVLKFVQPEVTEYEIEAEITHEFLRQRATGHAYSPIIASGKNAIVLHYVDNNQICKDGDVILFDWAAEYANYNADMSRSIPVNGRFTKRQRDVYDAVLRVLRAATKMIVAGTVWNDYHDEVGKIMTGELIDLGLLKKHEVDKQDPKAPLYKKYFMHGTSHHLGLDVHDYASRYKPFEVGNILTCEPGIYIPEEGLGIRLENDILITKDGNRDLMAHIPIEAGEIEELMNSK; encoded by the coding sequence ATGAAATATCTACCTGTTAGTGAACGGTTATTTACAATTAATAGAAAAAATTTCGTTTCAAGAATAAAATCAAACTCTATCGCTATATTTCACTCCAATGATGAGTATCCGAGAAATGGTGATCAAACATTCATTTTTAAGCAGAATCCCGACTTTTACTACCTGACAGGGATTGATCAGGAGCAAAGTATCCTTGTTTTATACCCCGATTGTCCTAATCAGCACTACAAAGAAGTACTTTTTTTAAGACAAACCAACGAACATATTGCTGTCTGGGAAGGTCACAAATACACCAAAGAGGAAGCGCGTGCTGCATCGGGCATACAACAGGTATTTTGGCTGCACGAATATGATAGTATTTTGCATAGTATAATAAACTACGCTGATAATATATATATAAATACTAACGAAAACGATCGGTATGTGCACACCGTGCCTTACCGCGACTTAAGGCTTCTGGAAAGCCTGCGGCAAAAATACCCGTTGCATCATTATGAGCGGTCGGCCCCTGTACTGCGCGATCTGCGTGTTGTAAAATCGGATATTGAAGTAGAACTTACCCAAAAGGCATGCGACATTACCAGAGATGCATTTATACGCGTACTAAAATTTGTACAGCCGGAGGTAACGGAATATGAAATAGAGGCCGAAATAACCCATGAATTTTTACGGCAACGTGCAACGGGACATGCTTATAGCCCTATTATAGCATCTGGCAAAAACGCTATTGTTTTGCACTATGTTGATAACAACCAGATTTGTAAAGATGGGGATGTAATATTGTTTGACTGGGCCGCCGAGTACGCAAACTATAATGCGGATATGAGCCGATCTATACCGGTGAACGGCCGCTTCACCAAACGCCAGCGCGATGTTTATGATGCAGTTTTGCGAGTGTTGCGTGCCGCCACAAAAATGATAGTAGCCGGTACCGTATGGAACGATTACCACGATGAAGTGGGTAAAATAATGACAGGCGAACTGATTGACCTGGGTTTATTAAAAAAGCACGAGGTTGATAAGCAGGACCCTAAAGCCCCCTTATACAAAAAGTATTTTATGCACGGCACATCGCACCACCTGGGCTTGGATGTGCATGACTACGCCAGCCGTTATAAGCCGTTTGAAGTGGGCAACATCTTAACCTGCGAGCCGGGAATTTATATACCCGAAGAAGGCTTGGGCATCCGTTTAGAAAATGATATCCTGATAACCAAGGATGGTAACCGCGACCTGATGGCGCATATACCTATCGAGGCCGGCGAGATTGAGGAGTTGATGAATTCTAAATAA
- a CDS encoding MAC/perforin domain-containing protein, whose amino-acid sequence MIKKLRFRTFSMGAILILFNIIACKKENSQSPDTNVIPQKIKIQSASDGKWDLLGYGIDVTGDMLDPNSISDAAIFDVNKFSTDYLNRIDVGNTGSGVNKYYSGATALDYMKDVSNGKSFDANDNSTIEGTDKTKSVYNFKGSFSKNTSDENKTTYSNAYSYATYEVNHTVKRIRFTGDVSISLLMNYLTPEFINNVATKSADELVTRYGTHVMLDVTIGGRFRFDYSGAMQKGSDYTKKTSDVKMGLGFGLLKSIGVNINSDKTTSEITEATTTTSKRQYTARYYGGTNSGTSVTVDKDGNSSQTINIASWEQSVNASNAALIDVGKAVFLYDFITDPVKKAQVKAAVEKHIKDNQITLVEDYTNELVNINSFAAKKGGDHYLSTGFVNDLNYWNYIGSEFRAYPSQIPGTVQVNTYFSQQGVDHLFTTGTVSDFSWWKSEGIAFYAYKTQVQGTVPVYSHTSKDGKDHYYSTRGDVLDANYWSPVVPVAFYAYPKAIN is encoded by the coding sequence ATGATTAAAAAATTACGTTTTAGAACTTTTTCGATGGGGGCAATTTTAATATTATTTAATATTATCGCCTGCAAAAAGGAAAATTCACAATCCCCGGATACAAATGTTATCCCCCAAAAAATAAAAATCCAATCAGCCTCAGATGGTAAGTGGGATTTATTAGGTTATGGTATAGATGTTACCGGCGATATGCTCGACCCTAACAGCATATCTGATGCAGCAATTTTTGACGTTAACAAGTTTTCGACTGATTATCTTAACAGAATTGATGTAGGTAACACGGGAAGTGGGGTAAATAAGTATTACAGTGGGGCTACTGCATTGGACTACATGAAAGACGTTAGCAATGGAAAGTCATTCGATGCTAATGACAACTCAACAATTGAAGGTACCGATAAAACAAAAAGTGTTTACAATTTCAAAGGTAGCTTCAGTAAAAACACTTCTGATGAAAATAAAACCACCTATTCAAATGCGTATTCTTATGCAACCTATGAAGTAAACCACACGGTAAAAAGAATAAGATTTACAGGCGATGTTAGTATTAGCTTGTTGATGAATTATCTAACCCCTGAGTTTATAAACAATGTTGCTACTAAAAGCGCAGATGAGCTAGTAACAAGATATGGGACTCACGTAATGCTGGATGTTACTATAGGTGGGCGTTTCAGGTTCGATTATAGTGGTGCAATGCAAAAAGGGAGCGATTATACTAAGAAAACATCAGATGTGAAGATGGGGTTAGGTTTTGGCTTACTAAAAAGTATTGGTGTAAATATCAATTCGGATAAAACTACTTCAGAGATAACAGAAGCAACAACAACAACCAGTAAAAGGCAATATACAGCCAGATACTATGGGGGAACAAATTCTGGTACAAGTGTAACAGTTGATAAGGACGGAAATAGCAGTCAAACTATTAATATTGCTAGTTGGGAGCAAAGTGTTAATGCAAGCAATGCTGCGTTGATAGATGTAGGAAAGGCTGTATTTCTTTATGACTTTATAACCGACCCTGTTAAAAAAGCGCAGGTTAAAGCTGCTGTAGAAAAACATATTAAAGATAATCAAATAACTTTAGTAGAAGATTATACTAACGAACTTGTTAATATCAATTCATTTGCGGCGAAAAAGGGAGGCGATCATTATTTATCTACAGGCTTTGTAAACGATCTGAATTATTGGAACTATATAGGTTCAGAGTTTCGCGCATATCCTAGTCAAATTCCAGGCACTGTTCAGGTAAACACTTATTTTAGCCAGCAAGGTGTCGATCATTTATTTACAACAGGTACAGTAAGTGATTTCTCCTGGTGGAAAAGTGAAGGAATTGCGTTTTATGCCTATAAAACGCAGGTTCAAGGCACCGTTCCGGTTTACTCACATACCAGCAAAGATGGGAAAGATCATTATTATTCTACTCGTGGTGATGTATTAGATGCAAACTATTGGTCACCTGTGGTTCCTGTAGCCTTTTATGCATACCCTAAAGCCATAAATTAA
- a CDS encoding OmpA family protein produces the protein MMSSTATTAKVFGGRGQYKTWSIGLNAGATSQVLATGGSNDFRDKKIELGYGISVRDQLGHNFGLQLDVRGGKVSGNNNSLANVGTYTTKFWQATLSGVVNVATIDFIRRKNSVNFFINAGAGLAMYNPTGVTAAGVPFDYKNGAAGGNAGTGRNVREFVIPIGAGVKFRLSDVVALNFGYTENFIDGGNFDGVTTGSNRKDHYSYGYGGLEFTLGSSSKPSLEWVNPVAMMYDELYDAALRQEVEALKGRVTNVENAVTDLKKDSDGDGVSDQFDKCPNTPAGSVVDGSGCVIVFPTASADSAATGTAYSNIQFEFDSSVLRTSSYPVLDATSADLRSSGKTVEIDGYASSEGTAAHNMALSRDRANSVKTYLVNSGVSASKLKIKAYGETNPIADNSTEEGRVANRRVSFKQR, from the coding sequence ATGATGTCTTCTACAGCAACTACTGCCAAGGTATTTGGCGGCAGAGGTCAGTACAAAACCTGGAGTATCGGGCTTAACGCTGGTGCAACATCTCAAGTGCTTGCAACAGGCGGAAGTAACGACTTCAGAGATAAGAAAATCGAATTAGGTTACGGTATATCCGTAAGAGACCAATTAGGCCACAACTTCGGCCTACAATTAGATGTACGTGGCGGTAAAGTATCAGGTAACAATAACAGCCTTGCCAATGTTGGTACTTATACCACTAAGTTTTGGCAAGCTACTTTAAGTGGTGTTGTTAACGTTGCAACTATCGACTTTATCCGTCGTAAAAACTCGGTTAACTTCTTCATTAATGCAGGTGCGGGTTTAGCTATGTATAACCCTACAGGTGTTACTGCAGCTGGTGTGCCTTTTGATTATAAAAACGGTGCTGCAGGTGGTAACGCTGGTACTGGCAGAAATGTTAGAGAGTTCGTTATTCCAATTGGTGCAGGTGTTAAATTCCGTTTAAGCGACGTAGTTGCCTTAAACTTCGGTTACACCGAAAACTTTATTGATGGTGGTAACTTTGATGGTGTTACTACAGGTAGCAACAGAAAAGATCACTATTCATACGGATACGGTGGTTTAGAATTCACTTTGGGTTCAAGCTCAAAACCAAGCTTAGAGTGGGTTAACCCGGTAGCTATGATGTATGATGAATTATACGATGCAGCTTTACGTCAGGAAGTTGAAGCTCTTAAAGGCCGTGTAACAAACGTTGAAAATGCGGTTACCGATCTTAAGAAAGATTCTGATGGCGACGGTGTATCTGATCAATTCGATAAATGCCCTAACACTCCTGCAGGTAGCGTAGTTGACGGTTCTGGTTGCGTTATCGTATTCCCTACCGCTTCTGCTGACAGTGCTGCAACCGGTACTGCTTATTCAAATATCCAGTTTGAATTCGACAGCTCTGTGTTAAGGACTTCATCTTACCCAGTATTAGATGCTACTTCAGCTGATTTACGTTCATCTGGTAAAACTGTTGAGATCGATGGTTACGCTTCATCTGAAGGTACTGCTGCTCACAACATGGCTTTATCTCGCGACCGTGCAAACTCTGTAAAAACTTACTTAGTTAACTCAGGTGTTTCTGCATCGAAATTGAAAATCAAAGCTTACGGTGAAACTAACCCGATAGCTGACAATTCAACTGAAGAAGGACGTGTTGCTAACCGTCGTGTTTCTTTCAAACAAAGATAA
- a CDS encoding glycosyltransferase family 1 protein, with translation MIKIQFDHQAFSMQRYGGISRYFANIQKYLANSNEFSYDRGLLFTNNAYIKDQKFPLPEWLWRAFITKDRKIFKYNRKYSKYCMRNHDYDIFHPTYYNPYFLSSIKKPFVLTVHDFIHELFPEYFLPSDDTAHYKSLLIKKAAHIIAISQSTKNDLQKIYDIPDDKVSLVYHGYEPVIGINEPEATAPGPGYILFVGDRPAYKNFFKWITAVTPLLTKYGINIICAGGGEFTKTELDFINRLNIQNKISQVRATEAMLASLYQNALLFAYPSLYEGFGFPILEAFANSCPVAVSNTSCFTEVGGDAAVYFDPYSIESMQMSIDGILSKAVDTEKMRTAGSMQLSRFTMESCMQKTTQVYRSLV, from the coding sequence ATGATTAAAATACAATTTGACCACCAGGCATTCTCAATGCAGCGCTACGGTGGCATCTCGCGTTATTTTGCCAATATTCAAAAATATCTGGCAAACAGTAATGAGTTCAGCTACGACAGGGGGCTGCTTTTCACCAATAACGCTTACATTAAAGATCAGAAGTTCCCGCTTCCGGAGTGGCTATGGCGCGCCTTCATAACTAAGGACAGAAAGATATTTAAGTATAACCGCAAGTACTCTAAGTATTGCATGCGCAATCATGATTACGATATATTCCACCCTACCTATTATAACCCGTACTTTTTAAGCAGTATAAAAAAACCCTTTGTGTTAACCGTGCACGATTTTATACACGAGTTATTTCCGGAGTATTTTTTGCCTAGCGACGATACGGCGCATTATAAAAGCCTGCTTATAAAAAAGGCAGCGCATATCATTGCTATTTCACAGTCAACCAAAAATGACCTGCAGAAAATTTACGATATACCAGATGATAAAGTAAGCCTGGTGTACCACGGATATGAACCCGTTATAGGCATCAATGAGCCCGAAGCAACCGCGCCCGGCCCGGGATATATTTTATTTGTAGGCGACAGGCCCGCTTATAAAAATTTTTTTAAATGGATAACTGCGGTTACCCCGCTGCTAACCAAATACGGTATCAATATAATATGTGCGGGCGGCGGAGAATTTACCAAAACAGAGCTCGACTTTATTAACCGGTTAAATATTCAAAATAAAATAAGCCAGGTAAGGGCGACGGAAGCTATGCTGGCAAGTTTATATCAAAATGCGTTGCTCTTTGCCTACCCGTCGTTATATGAAGGTTTCGGGTTCCCGATACTCGAAGCCTTTGCAAACAGTTGCCCCGTAGCAGTAAGTAACACCAGCTGTTTTACAGAAGTGGGTGGCGATGCCGCGGTTTATTTTGATCCGTATTCAATCGAATCAATGCAAATGAGTATTGATGGCATCCTTTCAAAAGCCGTTGATACCGAAAAAATGCGCACTGCCGGCAGTATGCAATTATCGAGATTTACCATGGAAAGCTGCATGCAGAAAACGACCCAGGTCTACCGGTCTTTAGTGTAA
- a CDS encoding glycosyltransferase, whose product MKLILYFFPDNVTEPDAGNKARALGLLKYFRYKNFSVDFVSIKNEQAALVNEHTESELLSAGLANKVYLLSRKPKGNNPVSYFLKYKLWDLFYYLFTYPVNSAIPTYLTVALKRGFRQILKTNSYDHIIISYVHSADLISDKQLTGNANTIIDTHDFLTAQFKDKRGFNLGATFADEIERLNTFNEIWAISPEEEYIFNQFCRSQVRWVPMMLDEPALDVKDINERKYDLVYVGNDNVHNITAINWFFEQVYPLLRADIKLCVIGRINNHISESYKKIDRVSFAEDLSSYYNNSKIAVCPMLNGTGIKVKVVEALAYGLPVVCTPRGIDGLPNKQNNGCLVSDDAAGFAGHIMALLNNYELYKAQSNYAKATFEGNFSSRATYQLLDKAFI is encoded by the coding sequence ATGAAACTGATATTATACTTCTTTCCTGATAATGTAACAGAGCCTGATGCGGGCAACAAGGCGCGGGCTTTGGGTTTGCTTAAGTATTTCCGTTATAAAAATTTTAGTGTAGATTTTGTAAGTATTAAAAATGAGCAGGCGGCTTTGGTAAATGAGCATACCGAAAGCGAACTGCTGTCGGCTGGGTTAGCTAATAAGGTTTACTTATTATCCAGAAAGCCAAAAGGTAATAACCCGGTTAGCTATTTTTTAAAATACAAGCTGTGGGACCTGTTCTATTACCTTTTTACTTACCCTGTAAACTCCGCCATTCCCACGTACTTAACCGTTGCATTAAAAAGAGGGTTCCGGCAAATCCTTAAGACAAACAGCTACGACCACATCATTATAAGCTACGTGCACAGTGCCGACCTGATAAGCGATAAGCAGTTAACAGGCAATGCTAATACCATAATTGATACGCACGATTTTTTAACCGCCCAGTTTAAGGACAAAAGGGGCTTTAACTTAGGAGCTACCTTTGCCGACGAGATAGAACGGCTTAATACCTTTAACGAAATATGGGCAATATCGCCCGAAGAGGAATACATTTTTAACCAGTTTTGCAGATCGCAGGTGCGGTGGGTACCAATGATGCTGGACGAGCCTGCACTGGACGTTAAAGATATAAATGAAAGAAAATATGACCTGGTTTACGTGGGTAACGATAACGTTCATAATATAACCGCTATAAATTGGTTTTTTGAGCAAGTTTATCCGCTTTTACGGGCCGATATTAAATTGTGTGTAATTGGCAGGATAAATAACCACATCTCGGAAAGCTACAAAAAGATAGACCGTGTTTCGTTTGCCGAAGACCTGTCATCTTACTACAACAACTCAAAAATTGCCGTTTGCCCTATGCTGAACGGCACCGGCATTAAGGTAAAGGTTGTTGAAGCCCTGGCCTACGGCTTACCGGTAGTTTGTACCCCGCGCGGTATAGATGGACTGCCGAACAAGCAAAACAACGGCTGTTTGGTAAGCGATGATGCGGCGGGTTTTGCGGGGCATATTATGGCGCTCTTAAATAATTATGAATTGTATAAAGCACAAAGCAATTACGCAAAAGCTACGTTCGAGGGGAACTTCAGCAGCCGGGCAACTTATCAATTATTGGATAAGGCATTTATTTAA
- the meaB gene encoding methylmalonyl Co-A mutase-associated GTPase MeaB has translation MAGTMQLIQPHYTDFRSVARALTVVENNLAGAAQLLKSLHINNSTPVTGITGPPGAGKSTLVNAVIDTLVQKGKKIAVLAIDPTSPFNFGSLLGDRIRMASHFNHPDVFIRSLATRGSLGGLSAKTIEMTDVLKASGFDHIIVETVGVGQSEVEVAGLADITLVMLVPEAGDEIQNIKSGLMEIADAFVINKADREGADLFINNLKKVIQQGKNSKLPVFKTVASKKVGIEALTDFILAGVKTKNGRHELLLTQKVYNIIQQNRMADIDKRKLQLDIAKAARSGTFNIYRFAADYVG, from the coding sequence ATGGCAGGTACTATGCAGCTTATTCAACCACATTATACCGATTTCCGGTCGGTTGCGCGTGCTTTAACAGTGGTAGAAAACAACCTTGCCGGTGCTGCCCAACTGTTAAAAAGCCTTCATATTAATAATAGCACGCCCGTTACCGGTATTACAGGCCCGCCGGGGGCGGGCAAAAGCACGCTGGTAAATGCCGTAATTGATACCCTTGTTCAAAAAGGCAAAAAAATTGCCGTGCTGGCTATCGACCCAACCTCGCCATTTAACTTCGGTTCATTACTGGGCGATAGGATACGTATGGCTTCGCACTTTAACCATCCTGATGTTTTCATCAGATCGCTGGCTACGCGTGGCTCGTTGGGCGGGTTATCTGCCAAAACCATCGAAATGACGGACGTACTTAAAGCATCGGGGTTTGACCATATTATTGTAGAGACAGTAGGTGTTGGGCAGTCGGAAGTAGAAGTTGCAGGCCTTGCAGATATCACCTTGGTTATGCTGGTGCCCGAAGCGGGCGACGAGATACAGAACATTAAATCGGGCCTGATGGAGATTGCCGACGCCTTTGTTATCAACAAGGCCGACAGGGAGGGCGCCGACCTGTTTATCAATAATCTTAAAAAAGTTATTCAGCAGGGCAAAAACAGTAAGTTGCCTGTTTTTAAAACAGTAGCCTCCAAAAAGGTTGGCATTGAGGCGTTAACCGACTTTATATTGGCGGGCGTTAAGACAAAAAACGGCCGGCACGAATTGCTGCTAACCCAAAAGGTTTACAATATAATACAGCAAAACCGGATGGCCGATATCGACAAAAGAAAGCTGCAGCTGGATATTGCCAAAGCTGCACGATCGGGCACATTCAATATTTACCGGTTTGCAGCCGACTACGTAGGGTAA
- a CDS encoding DUF6728 family protein produces the protein MYFFRKKDPNRPTSFNLKVMHVINAVAIIMFLAGIIWKLIQWFV, from the coding sequence ATGTACTTTTTTAGGAAAAAAGACCCTAACAGGCCCACCAGCTTCAATCTTAAAGTAATGCACGTGATCAATGCTGTTGCCATTATCATGTTCCTTGCAGGTATTATCTGGAAGCTTATTCAGTGGTTTGTTTAA